GAAAACAAAACGATAGGGTCATATATGTCTCAAAATGACTGTGTACATCTCAAGTGCTCTTTGGCATAAGGAGTGAAAACCACCGTAATGCAAAAATAAGGTcaaataactataaacaaatatttctgAATCATTTATTCCACAGTGTCCTTTGAGCAGAATTCATCACAgatgtaaacttttttttgccactctcaacaaaccaaacaaatatgaaatagcatcATGTAATCTAATCTATTGCAAGGCAATATATGTGCAACACAGGAACAATATTTagttttactttaaatattcactcattcacatttAAGGCAGCACGATTTATCAAAAGTGTCAGAAGATAGTGGATAGTGTTATAGGAAACAGTTCAGTTTTCATGTTTGCATTAAGTAAAGCAAACAGATATTTACAGTGCTTGTTAATCAGGGAAATGAGGACCGAAGGGTTAAATAATCCTATAccatatatacagtgtgttaGCTTCAATAGAAATGGAggaaacacagcaaaacaagaTGCAAATGCTGCTAGTCCAATAAAACCAGTTATATGACACATCACTGTGCATCTGCTTTCTAATGATGAGTTCATGTTTAGTTAAACCAGTGCATCATTACTCAACATTAACTACTTTACCATTAAATCCACAGTTATTTCACATATTATTGATTTTCCAGTTaatcactcacactcacacagttaaATATTACATCACAGTCCCCTCACATAGGTTCTGCTCTGCGCTCATACTGGCTGTGTGTGAACGTAGTCCTGTTGATCCTGCTCAGCGGGTGATTAGCGTCCTCTTCTGCATTTGGGTACATGTTCTCCTCGTTCTGCTGTGCCTGCCTGTCAAAAGCGGGGCATCTGGTGGTGAGAAACACCCCTCCAGTCAGCATCAAGGCAAAGGAGATCCATCCGAGATACAGCGCCGGCCCCCAGTCTCGTCTCAGCAGCACAGCTCCCTCCAGTGGCTGACTGGTGTGATGGCATGTCCAGGCTGTGGGAACAAGCAGCAGGATCCCAGACCAAACAAAGAGAGTACCAGTAAACACTTTGATCTGGCCGCGCCTAGGGAACCACACAGCCCCCGCCGCTCCGATCGCCGAAGCAAAAGCCCCGGCTCCGATGGCTGCCATGATGAGGGCTCGCCACGTTCGAAAACTTCCAGAAAGAGACATGAGAGACTGGTAAAAGGAGCAGTGTAGGCTGCCATCATGGGCCAAGTCCCAGTGATCCCATTCCAGCCACACCCCATCCCAGTAGGCAGGGAGAGTAGCCGTGGTGTTGTCCACAGTGCCGCTCACTTTCCACAGGGCCAGGCAGCGTGTCAGAATGGCACAAAGCCACCCTGCGAAGGCCAGACCCAGGGCAGCGAGCTCCAGCTGCCTGTACATGACTCCGGCCTGCCTGCTCCTCTCCTCACTTGCAGGCCCGACTGCCTAACCAGAAACAGCTGGCAGCAGAGTGCAgcggggtggggtggggtgttATTTTAacgcgtgtgtgcatgtgcgagGCAGAGacaatgtgcgtgtgtgtgtatgtgtgtagatgTGCGCGTCTGTTTGCTTTGCATGTCTGTTCAGAAAAGGGGAAACCAGTTCTTTGGTATTCACTGAAAGAAGGCACAGCACGACTGGGGCTGGGTGGAGGAGGGAAATCCCTATGTTTGCTCTGCCATGGTTTCAAAACAACTCCTTTCTCCCAGTTTCTGCTGAAAGGGGAAAACAAAGGTTCTACTGTGCTC
This is a stretch of genomic DNA from Thunnus albacares chromosome 6, fThuAlb1.1, whole genome shotgun sequence. It encodes these proteins:
- the LOC122984200 gene encoding uncharacterized protein LOC122984200, with translation MHLCLTICLLCFQGLREAAQRPMALQELGISLSMIGVAGTILICALPMWKVTAFIGTHLVVMQVFWEGLWMTCVSEYTGQLQCKLYDALLDLSPDLQAARGLICISLVLGCLGFLIFLLGARCTNCLIHPRIKARVVLSSGIIFCLAALTAIVAVSWTANSIISDFHNPRVPEVLKRELGAAIYIGFVTSGLLFCGGAILCTSCPPQRARFPSSGYTLARTHTHSSYAIKNYAVGPASEERSRQAGVMYRQLELAALGLAFAGWLCAILTRCLALWKVSGTVDNTTATLPAYWDGVWLEWDHWDLAHDGSLHCSFYQSLMSLSGSFRTWRALIMAAIGAGAFASAIGAAGAVWFPRRGQIKVFTGTLFVWSGILLLVPTAWTCHHTSQPLEGAVLLRRDWGPALYLGWISFALMLTGGVFLTTRCPAFDRQAQQNEENMYPNAEEDANHPLSRINRTTFTHSQYERRAEPM